From the Maioricimonas rarisocia genome, one window contains:
- a CDS encoding metal-dependent hydrolase, producing the protein MAAFREHVSVSGLLGLSYGLGTSLLLGFTPVQGALAGWLTAVAGMLPDLDSDRGRPVRELFGILAAVAPLLLVGRVLAWTGMRNDTETVMILLVVMYLAIRYGLAWLVNTFSVHRGMFHSLPAMIIAAEVTYLGYPSELTTVKLLMGGGVAVGFFSHLLLDEMYSVQLNGIRVRFKKSWGTAIKLVGERMMPNVITYALLLTLTYAMLSDAGLIRPKTPQQPAALPHADAGGDTGVLR; encoded by the coding sequence ATGGCGGCGTTTCGGGAACATGTCAGTGTCAGCGGTCTGCTCGGCCTGAGCTACGGGCTCGGCACGTCGCTGCTGCTCGGATTCACGCCCGTACAGGGTGCGCTGGCCGGCTGGCTGACCGCCGTGGCCGGCATGCTGCCCGATCTCGATTCCGACAGAGGTCGGCCGGTCCGGGAACTGTTCGGGATTCTGGCTGCGGTTGCTCCCTTGCTGCTGGTTGGCCGAGTTCTTGCCTGGACAGGCATGCGGAACGACACCGAGACCGTGATGATCCTGCTGGTCGTCATGTACCTGGCGATCCGGTACGGGCTGGCCTGGCTGGTGAACACGTTTTCCGTCCACCGCGGGATGTTTCACAGTCTCCCCGCCATGATCATCGCCGCCGAGGTCACCTACCTCGGCTACCCCAGCGAACTGACCACGGTGAAGCTGCTGATGGGTGGCGGTGTCGCGGTCGGCTTCTTCTCGCATCTGCTGCTCGACGAGATGTACAGCGTGCAGCTCAACGGCATCCGGGTGCGGTTCAAGAAATCGTGGGGAACGGCCATCAAGCTGGTCGGCGAACGGATGATGCCGAATGTCATCACGTACGCGCTGCTGCTGACGCTGACCTACGCCATGCTCTCCGATGCGGGGCTGATCCGCCCGAAGACGCCGCAGCAGCCGGCAGCACTGCCTCATGCCGATGCCGGCGGCGACACGGGCGTGCTGCGCTGA
- a CDS encoding HD domain-containing protein yields MSGDKLRREIAHAAARLMYTRRETDFSRARIRAARQISRTWIRNADLPSDAEIRDELQRLAGIYEGDRRFESLREMRLDALRVMRLLHHFQPLLTGPLIEGGDDPCELIEIHLVSPRAEAVTSTLEHAGFVCNVRDLRVWGHGDEERHAHVIVQDRFDFAITCFPDRHSLHGVAPGEVAIDRAGVVELEALIEMIYPGLDLSEEPGGDFRDDDRFRFYRTLLAPLEHVDQNRQRHPEGDALYHSLQVFELVREEEPYDEELLLAALLHDVGKAIDPYDHVTAGLAVLQPHITDRAAWFIANHMDGMKLLEGTLGARARRRLQEHADYERLVLLAKSDRGGRVPGAQVSDLDEALEYLREIDRLCG; encoded by the coding sequence ATGAGTGGTGACAAGCTGCGGCGGGAGATCGCCCATGCGGCCGCCCGCCTGATGTATACACGTCGGGAAACCGACTTCTCCCGGGCCCGCATTCGTGCCGCCCGGCAGATTTCCCGCACCTGGATCCGCAACGCCGATCTCCCCTCCGATGCCGAGATCCGGGACGAATTGCAGCGTCTGGCCGGCATCTACGAAGGGGACCGCCGCTTCGAGTCTCTCCGTGAAATGCGGCTGGACGCGTTGCGGGTGATGCGATTGCTGCATCACTTCCAGCCGCTGCTGACCGGCCCCCTCATCGAGGGGGGCGACGATCCCTGCGAGCTGATCGAGATTCACCTCGTCAGTCCCCGGGCCGAAGCGGTCACTTCAACGCTCGAGCATGCCGGTTTCGTCTGCAACGTCCGGGACCTGCGGGTCTGGGGGCATGGTGACGAAGAGCGACATGCTCACGTCATCGTGCAGGACCGGTTCGACTTCGCGATCACCTGCTTTCCCGATCGGCATTCCCTCCACGGCGTTGCGCCGGGTGAAGTCGCTATCGACCGTGCTGGCGTCGTCGAACTCGAAGCGCTCATCGAGATGATCTATCCCGGTCTGGATCTCTCGGAGGAACCGGGCGGCGACTTCCGCGACGATGATCGGTTCCGGTTCTATCGCACGTTGCTGGCGCCGCTCGAGCATGTCGATCAGAACCGGCAACGGCACCCCGAAGGTGACGCCCTGTACCACAGTCTTCAGGTCTTCGAGCTGGTCCGCGAAGAAGAACCGTACGACGAGGAACTGCTGCTGGCGGCTCTGCTGCACGACGTCGGCAAAGCGATCGATCCCTATGACCACGTGACGGCCGGTCTGGCTGTGTTGCAGCCTCACATTACCGACCGGGCCGCCTGGTTCATCGCCAATCACATGGATGGAATGAAGCTGCTCGAAGGGACTCTCGGCGCTCGGGCCCGTCGTCGCCTGCAGGAGCACGCCGACTACGAACGGCTGGTGTTGCTGGCCAAGAGCGACCGGGGTGGCCGCGTGCCGGGAGCCCAGGTCTCCGATCTCGACGAAGCCCTGGAATACCTTCGCGAGATCGACCGTCTCTGCGGATGA
- a CDS encoding ArnT family glycosyltransferase, with product MRSLIENRYGLFAILAIALLLRVAAAGSLQWVLDHRLQRSYLIEGDAEGYWELAGDVAHGRDYAIYTPPRRALRMPGFPALLAMPIGLFGESFLAARIWLAIIGTLACGLVYWLGRTTVDHTTGLIAAALCAVSPQLVGFTPLILSETAFAATLLASLVGCAYLGRWTNEPFGWKDALLATVCGGLFGLAVYIRPSWLLVAPATAALYVLLKAPRMAGILRGGLLVAAMLISLLPWGIRNHAVTGHFFLTTLWMGPSLYDGLNPEATGASDMTFFDRDQVLARGMSEYEMDQHYRQLAREYAFENPGHVVKLAFNKLARYWKPWPNAEQFRDWRLLLLLTAFFLPMITFSLVGAWQLRHQPWVLFLTGGAILYFSALHMVFVSSLRYRLPAEYPLMVLCACGLQRVMSGKTFRENSSN from the coding sequence ATGCGATCCCTCATCGAGAATCGATACGGCCTGTTCGCCATTCTGGCGATTGCGCTGCTGCTGCGGGTTGCGGCGGCGGGCAGCCTGCAGTGGGTGCTCGATCATCGCCTGCAACGGTCGTATCTTATCGAGGGAGATGCCGAAGGCTACTGGGAGCTGGCCGGCGACGTTGCCCATGGCCGCGACTACGCCATCTACACCCCTCCCCGTCGTGCCCTGCGGATGCCCGGCTTCCCGGCTCTGCTGGCCATGCCGATCGGGCTGTTCGGCGAGAGCTTTCTGGCGGCCCGAATCTGGCTGGCAATCATCGGCACTCTCGCATGCGGCCTCGTGTACTGGCTGGGGCGGACCACCGTCGATCACACCACCGGTCTGATTGCCGCGGCCCTGTGCGCCGTCTCGCCGCAACTGGTCGGATTCACCCCGCTGATCCTGTCAGAGACGGCATTTGCGGCGACGCTGCTGGCCAGTCTTGTCGGCTGCGCCTACCTCGGGCGGTGGACGAACGAGCCTTTCGGCTGGAAGGACGCGCTGCTGGCGACAGTATGCGGCGGACTGTTCGGTCTGGCCGTCTACATCCGGCCGAGCTGGCTGCTGGTGGCCCCCGCGACCGCGGCTCTGTACGTGCTGCTGAAAGCGCCACGCATGGCCGGAATTCTGCGCGGTGGCCTTCTGGTGGCCGCGATGCTGATCAGTCTGTTGCCGTGGGGCATCCGAAACCATGCCGTCACCGGACACTTTTTTCTGACGACACTCTGGATGGGCCCCAGCCTGTATGACGGACTCAATCCGGAGGCGACCGGGGCGAGCGACATGACGTTCTTCGATCGCGATCAGGTGCTCGCCAGGGGGATGTCCGAATACGAGATGGACCAGCACTACCGCCAGCTCGCGCGCGAGTATGCATTCGAGAATCCCGGCCATGTCGTCAAGCTCGCCTTCAACAAGCTGGCCCGCTACTGGAAGCCGTGGCCGAACGCCGAGCAATTTCGGGACTGGCGACTGCTACTGCTGCTCACGGCGTTCTTCCTGCCGATGATCACGTTTTCGCTTGTCGGAGCATGGCAACTGCGGCATCAACCCTGGGTGCTGTTCCTGACCGGTGGCGCCATCCTGTACTTCAGTGCACTGCACATGGTGTTCGTCAGCTCGCTGCGGTACCGGCTGCCTGCAGAGTATCCGCTGATGGTGCTGTGCGCCTGTGGACTGCAGCGGGTTATGAGCGGCAAGACCTTTCGCGAGAACTCTTCAAACTGA
- a CDS encoding serine/threonine-protein kinase, giving the protein MASETEKRRLGPFELQEKLGVGGMGIVYRATYLKTGQDVAVKVLAPDLTADPKLARRFQREMDILKKLRHPHIVRYYGGSSSGAQRFYAMEMITGGSLDDLLRKRNTLSWEEAVEYGIHIAKALEHAHNEGVIHRDLKPGNLLLTKKGRIKLSDFGIARDTQATALTQAGKTVGTMAYMAPEQITGKKPVSRRTDLYALGCVMFQMLTGRTPFESETHPEMLFKHIQDDPPSVREYNMDVPIWLDRLIDDMLAKEPEDRPFDALAVQVQLEEVRTKVAEQESIIRETAAGGQSALTLKEGDRQLATKLVGKKKKKRKKKQLEVPVYERTWFLGSALAGVLLLVVWSLWPESEAAIFDRIQQVMASDDPGDWGAAESDIKDYLERFPEAQQASQVSGWHDQIEMYRAERRAETNIRFGRDPQTEAEQLFVEAKQYEKFGDRLTALSKYEAMVTLLKEQRDDSEARPFINLARRQAQRIKSSVGSSTDRTAFIKEQLAEADTLYLAGEAVRAREKWQSIVRLYGDNAEFEVHVQKARARLIDPKASMQAEEVSGLLDEAVDTLDRATREATDL; this is encoded by the coding sequence ATGGCTTCTGAAACAGAGAAACGCCGCCTTGGGCCGTTCGAGCTGCAGGAAAAGCTCGGAGTGGGGGGCATGGGCATCGTCTATCGCGCCACCTACCTCAAAACGGGGCAGGATGTGGCGGTCAAGGTGCTTGCGCCCGATCTCACCGCCGACCCCAAGCTCGCCCGCCGCTTTCAGCGCGAGATGGACATCCTCAAGAAGCTGCGGCACCCGCACATCGTCCGCTACTACGGAGGCAGTTCCTCCGGCGCGCAGCGGTTCTACGCGATGGAGATGATCACCGGCGGGTCACTCGACGATCTGCTCCGCAAGCGGAACACCCTCTCCTGGGAGGAAGCGGTCGAGTACGGCATTCACATCGCCAAAGCCCTCGAGCATGCCCACAACGAAGGGGTCATCCACCGCGATCTCAAGCCGGGCAACCTGCTGCTCACGAAGAAGGGGCGGATCAAGCTCAGCGACTTCGGCATCGCCCGCGACACACAGGCGACCGCGCTGACGCAGGCCGGCAAGACGGTCGGCACGATGGCCTACATGGCTCCCGAACAGATTACGGGCAAGAAGCCGGTCTCCCGCCGCACCGACCTGTACGCGCTCGGCTGCGTGATGTTCCAGATGCTCACCGGCCGCACGCCGTTCGAGTCCGAAACGCATCCGGAAATGCTCTTCAAGCATATCCAGGACGATCCCCCCTCCGTCCGCGAATACAACATGGACGTGCCGATCTGGCTCGATCGCCTGATCGACGACATGCTTGCCAAAGAGCCGGAAGACCGCCCGTTCGATGCTCTCGCCGTTCAGGTGCAGCTCGAAGAAGTCCGCACGAAGGTGGCCGAGCAGGAAAGCATCATTCGCGAGACGGCCGCGGGAGGCCAGTCGGCACTCACGCTCAAGGAAGGGGACCGGCAGCTGGCAACGAAGCTGGTCGGCAAAAAGAAGAAGAAACGAAAGAAGAAGCAGCTCGAAGTTCCCGTCTACGAGCGAACGTGGTTTCTTGGTTCTGCTCTGGCCGGAGTCCTCCTGCTCGTCGTCTGGTCACTCTGGCCTGAAAGCGAAGCGGCCATTTTTGACCGGATCCAGCAGGTGATGGCCAGCGACGATCCCGGCGACTGGGGTGCGGCCGAATCCGACATCAAGGACTACCTCGAGCGATTTCCCGAGGCGCAACAGGCCAGTCAGGTCAGCGGCTGGCACGACCAGATCGAGATGTACCGTGCCGAGCGGCGGGCGGAAACAAATATCCGCTTTGGCCGCGACCCTCAGACCGAAGCCGAGCAGTTGTTCGTCGAGGCCAAGCAGTACGAGAAGTTCGGCGACCGGTTGACGGCTCTCTCGAAGTACGAGGCGATGGTGACGCTGCTGAAGGAACAGCGCGACGATTCTGAAGCCCGTCCCTTCATCAACCTCGCCCGTCGACAGGCCCAGCGGATCAAGTCGAGCGTCGGTTCCTCCACCGACCGGACCGCCTTCATCAAGGAGCAGCTCGCCGAGGCGGATACGCTCTACCTCGCGGGTGAGGCGGTCCGCGCCCGCGAGAAGTGGCAGAGTATTGTCCGGCTGTACGGCGACAACGCCGAGTTCG